The DNA sequence GCGGAAGCGGACGATCTCCGCCTCGCTCTTCCTGTTCGTCACGACCGGGACGCGGACGAAGTTGAAGCGGCGCTTCAACGCGGACGACAGGTCGTTGACGCCCCGGTCGCGACTGTTGGCGGTCGCGATGATCGAGAAGCCGGGCTTCGCGAAGACGATGTTGTCGCCCCCGTCCGCGCCGTCGCTCTGCAGCTCGGGAACGGAGATGTACTTCTCCGAGAGAATCGAGATCAGGGCGTCCTGGACATCGCTGGTGGAACGGGTCAGTTCCTCGAAGCGGCCGATGGCGCCCGTCTCCATCGCGGTCATGATCGGCGACGGAATCATCGACGCACGCGACTGTCCCTCGGCGATGACCATGGACACGTTCCACGCGTACTTGATGTGATCCTCGGTCGTGCCGGCCGTACCCTGCACCACCAGCGTGGAGTTGCGGGAGATCGCGGCGGCCAGCAACTCCGCCAGCCAGCTCTTGCCGGTGCCGGGGTCACCTATCAGCAGCAGACCGCGGTCCGAGGCGAGCGTGACGATGGAACGCTCGACGAAGCTCCGGTCGCCGAACCACTTCTGTGAGATCTCGCGGTCCAGGCCGTCGGCGCGCTCGGACCCCAGGATGAACAGCCGGACCATCTTCGGGGACAGCCGCCAGGAGAACGGCTTGGGGCTGTCGTCGATCGACTCCAGCCAGTCGAGCTCCTCCGCGTACTTGGTCTCGGCGGGGGCGCGCAACACGTCGGACATCAGCAGGCCTTTCTGAACAGGCGGGAAAGTGGGGAAGGAGAAGGAGGGAGGGACGCGAGGAGAGAGGAGGAACGCGAGACGAGAGTGCGTGCGGCGGGGCGGGCGGCCCCGCCCCGCGGGGCGTCAGGTCAGAAACGTCTTGAGTTCGTGTACGAGCTTGTCCACCCGCCCGGAGACCACCGGCGTGCCCAGGGCCTTGAACCGCTCCCGGAACCAGGGATTGACCTCCTGCCGTCCGGAGCTGGTCACCGAGCCGACGGGGATGAACTTCACCCCGGAACGGTGAACGGCCTCGATGCCCTCGAACAGCGGCTGGGAGCGGTCGAACTCGTAGAAGTCCGAGATCCACACCATGACGGTGTTCTTCGGCTCGGCGATCTTCGGACGGGCCATCGCCATCGCGACGGGGCCGTCGTTGCCACCGCCGAGATTCGTGCGCAGCAGCACGTCGAACGGGTCGTGCACCCACGGCGTGAGGTCGATCGAGCGGGTGTCGTAGGCGACGAGATGGACGTCCACCTTCGGCAGCCCGGCGAAGATGGAGGCGAGGATGGTGCAGTTCACCATCGAGTCGACCATGGAGCCGGACTGGTCCACCACGGCGATCAGCCGCTGCGGCGTTGTTCTGCGGACGGTGTGCCGGTAGTAGAGGCGATCGACGTAGAGCCGCTCCTCCTCCGGACTCCAGTTGGTGAGGTTCTTCCAGACCGTGCGGTCCAGGTCGAGGTTGCGGAAGACACGCTTGGGCGGCACCGAACGGTCCAACTCGCCCACAGTGGCCTTCTCCACCTGCGTACGCAGCACCTCGGCCACTTCGTCGACGTACCGCCGGATGAGTGACTTGGCGTTGGCGAGGGCCACACCCGACAGATTGCCCTTGTCCCGCAGCAACTGCTCGATCAGCGACATGCTCGGCGTCAGCCGCGCGGCCAGCGCCGGATCGGCCAGGACCTCCCGCAGCCGCATGCGCCCCACGAGATCCGCCTCGATCGCCGCCAGCTCGGGCCCGAGGCCGCCGGAACCAGGGCCCGCACCCGCCGCCCGCCCGCCGCGAAGCGCCCCGGGCCGGCTGCCCAGCGCCCGCTCCAGCCAGCCCGCGTCGGACTGCCAGCGCGCCAGCTGCTCGGCGGTCACCGTGCTCGAACCGGTCGCGAAGACATTCAGCAGCACCTTCGAGACCAGCGCGGCCCGCCGCACCTCCGCCGCCCGGTCGCGGAGACCGGCCACCTCGTCGTCCGGTGTCATCAGCCCGTCGAACTCGGCGGCCAGCTCCGGATGACGCTGCACGACCGAGTCGAGCGACGTCCCGGGATCCAGCAGTGCGGACGGCAGCCCGATGTCCTCGACCACCCCCAGGCTCGCCGACTCCAGCGCGGGCTGCTCCTCACCGTCGAAGAGGCGGGCCAGGAGCCGCCAGTACAGCACCTGACGGCGGTTGTCGTACGGGTCGGGGCCGGTCCGGGACGGGCCGACGGGCCCGAGCGGCTGCCCGGTGAGATCCTCGGTCATTTCCGCAACAGCCTTCCGGCGCGCTCGCGCAGCACGGCGACGGCGTCGGTGGCGGCCTTCTCCGCCCGGACACCGGCCTTGTCGGTGGTGCCGCCCGCCCACGCCCCGGCGTGGGCGCCGACGGCCTTCTTCCGCACGGTCGCCTCGACCGCGAGCGGCTGGAGCAGGAACTCCCCGGCGTCCCAGCGCAGCAGCCCGACGCACGAGTGGGAGCCCGCGACCGCCTCGGGCGTCAGCGGACCGGCCGCGGGCGCCCGGTCGGCGTCGACGGCCAGAAGGTGCCCGGCCAGATCGAACACGAGCCGGCCCTCCTCGCACCTCGCGGTGTACCCCTCCAGCAGCACCGGCACGGCGATCCGGACGGGGTGCCGGTCCAACGGGGCGACACGGGCGGCGGTCGCGGTGGACAGCATCACGCGCGCCGTGGCGAAGGCGTCGGCGGGCTCGCCCGGGCGGGCCCGCCCGTCGTCCCAGAGCAGATCCCCCTCAGCGGTCACCGGCATGGCGTCCAGCTCCATCGAGCGGCCCTCGCTCACGGCGCCGAGCAAGGACATGCAGGGGCGCAGCAGCTGCCACAGACCCGCCCCCACGACGGTGTCGGGCTTCGGGGCCGAAACACCGGCGCGCACCAGACGGGGCACGCCTCCGTCCGCCGGTTCGAACACGGCATGGACCTGGGCCTGTACGGCCGTCGCGTGCTCCTGTACGTCGACGCCGAGCGGCAACAGGCGGCCGGTCACCGGGACGGTGGAACGGTCACCGGCGGAGCCGGGCACCGTCAACAACAGGGCGCGTGACCACAGATCGGCCCAGCGGCGCACCGGCACCCGCTCCAGAGTCGCCCCCGGGCAGGACGCCGCGAGCTCGGCGGCGAACCCGTCGAGCAGCGTCGCCCGCCGACGCAGGCCCGGATCGGGCAGCATCGCGGAGACCACCGGCGCGGCCCCGGCGACGAGCTCGTGGTCGAGGCCCCGCCAGCCGCCGCGCGCGAGGTCACATAGCCAACTGCGCGCGGCGGCGAGGAGGTTCGTCTCGGGGTCCGCCACGGCGGACGCCGGTCCGGATTCCTCCGCCGCGTCCTCGGCAGTGGGCCGGCCGACGGCCTCGTCGATCCGCCGCGTCAGGGCGTCGTGCACGGAGCCGAGCAGCGCGCACCGGGCGGCGGCGAGCGCCACGAAGTGTTCCTCCCCGGCGGCGCCCACCGTCGCCCGGCCGGCCGCCTCCGCGACCCGTGCGGCCAGCGGGGTCCCGGCGACGGCGTCGGCGAGCCCGGCGACCGCTGCGGCCTGCGCCGGCCCCGGCCGCAGCAGACCGGCCACCAGCGCCTCGTCGAAGGCGTCCACGGCGGCGAGCGCCTCGTCGAGCCCCTCGACCGGATCGGACAGCAGATCGCCCCGCATCAGGCCACCGCCCGCGTCGACGGGAACCAATGCATCTCGGGCAACGGGGTGGTGACCGCGTCCAGTTCGAGATAGGCCAGGTGTCGCAGGAACCGGCTGAACACCTGGGCGGCCGCCGAGGAGTCGTCCCGCACCGGCCGCGCCGCGGTCATGGTGGCGGTGAGGGACCGCGCGTCGGGCTCCCCGTCCGGGGTCTCCACCTTGAGATAGCGGGCGACGCGCTCCGCACCGTACTGCAGCACCGCCTCGCCGACGAGTGCCTGGATGTGCTTGCAGAACATGCCGCGCGCGCCACCGCAGGGCCGGTTGTTGTTGGTGCTGCAGGCGAACGCGTACGTCCGGGCCGCCACGGACGACACGTACACCCGGCCGATGTCCGATCCGCTGGAGACGACCCCCTGCAACCGCCCGTCGGCCAGTTCGACGAACGGCACCTTGGCCAGCTTCCGCGGGCGCGCGGGCGGCATCACCCGCGCCGTACTCGACTTCTCCCAGACCGACAACGCGTCAACTCCCATGCAGGCGAAAGGGGGCGTCCACGCCATCGCGGCGGGACATGAACGAACTTAATCCCGACCACTGACAACGCGGCCGGCAGCCCGCGACGCCTCGGCGTCCGGCCCGCGGCGGCCCGTCCACCCCGTCCGGCACGGGAAAGGGTCATGAACTCCAGAGGTGTCGCGCGAGCAGCTCCGGGTCGATGGTGCGGGTGAGCAGGTGCAGGGGCGCCGCGCGGATGCCGGTCGCCTCCGCCGCTTCCCAGTAGGCCAGCCCGGTGGCCGCGTCGACCGGACCGTGGACGAGCGGCACCTCGGCCCCCGAGGCGTGGAGCAAGGACTCCAGCCGGCAGGACGCGACGGTGTCCGGCACCATCGGCCGCGCGAGGTGGCCGGCCACCGCGGCGGCCGGGAGGCCTTCGGCCACCTCCCGTTCCGCCGGGCCGACGCTCAACAGCCCGCCGCCCACGACCAGGACGTCCTTCGCCCCTTCCATCCGGCCGATGGCGCGGGACGTGTCGAAGCAGTGCGGGAACGAGTCGTCGACCACCGTCGTACCCGGTGCGAGGCGGTCGATGTCCAGGAGCGTGCCGCCCCCGCTGACCGCCGCGACGATCAGGCGGGCGTCGTACACGGCTTCGGGCAGACCGTGGTCCGACTCGACCACCTCCACGATCTCGACGAGGCGGCGTTGCAGGAGGCTCTCGGCCAGCTCCTTGAGCCGTGGCCCGCTGCCCGGTACGTCGCAGAGCAGCAGTCGTGCGGGCGGCTGCTGGGCCCGGCTGAGCAGCAGTTCCAGCGAGGAGGAGCCGATCGAGCCGAGCCCCACGAACGCCACGGCCAGAGAGCCCAGTCGCTGCCCCATCGCGTCGAGAGCCGCGTGCACGGTCCTGACGACGGACACGACGGTCGCCGCGTGACCGGTGGTGACGGCGGGGGTGGTGCGGGCAGGGGGGACACCGTGATCAGCGGGCGCGGCGGTGACGGCTCCTGCCGTGCCGACGGCCCGCAGGACGTCGAAGCCGTAGCCGGTGAGCGAGGGGATCATGCCCGCGAGGGACACGGCCCGCGCACCCAGGGACGAGGCCAGCTCCACCCCCAGGGCGGTGTGACCGAGCAGGTCGTCGCCGGCGGCGAGTTCGTCCGCGAACAGCGGAACGCACACGAAGCCCGAACGGCCCAGCGGCGTACTCAGCGTCTCCAGGAGCCGTGGCCGGCCGTCCGGAAACAGCAGGGTCCGCAGCTGCTCGCGCGGCAGCGCGGCCTCCGGCAGACCTGACAGCCGGGCGAGGTCGGCCGGGGACGGCAGATAGCCGATGAGCGCGGCATCCATCCGCGCATCCCGGCCGGGGCCGTCGGGGCGGGCGAGCCGGCCGGGGCCTGGCACGGCCGAGGCCGCCGCGTGCGCCAGATCGGCGCGCACCGATTCCGCGAACGCCGCCAACGACTCCGGGGTGAACGCCGTCGCCGCCGCCCGGACGGTGATCCGCAGCCGTCCGCCGTCCGGACCGGCGGCCAGGAACACATCCGTACCGGCAGGCGGCGGCGTGTACACACTGTCGCCGTCCTCCCGGGCGACCGCCAGGGTCCTCCCGCTCTCCGGACCCAGGGCGGAGAAGTCCAGATAGGTGAAGAAGAACTGCGAGGTCATGGGCAGCCCGTTGGACAGCGGGGGTACGACCCCCTCGTACGTTCGCGCCTCGGCGGCCTCGGCGGCGACACGCAGCAGATCGCCCTCGAAACCGCTGCCGCCGGGCCGCCCGGCCGCCGGACCCGCCGGACGCAGGGGAACAGCCGTGGCGTAGGGACCGAACACCCGGTGTGCGTCGGGCAGGGAGTGGTCCCGGCCGCTCACCGCCAGACCGAGCACCAGATCCCCCCGGCCCGTGGCAGCCGCGAGCGCCCGGTAGTAGGCGGTGAGCACCGGGGCGTGGAGGGTGGAGCCGGTGCGGGCGGCGAGCCCGCGCAGGGCCTCCACCTGACCGGGCTCGACCGTGAACCCGTAGGTATGGAAGAGCGGGTCGGCGGCGGTCCTGCCGGCGGCGAGTACGGGCGGCCGGTAGGGCGCGCTCAACCGAGCCCACCGGTCCCCGCCGGTCGGGACGCCCCGCCCGGCTGAGACGGTCGGCGCGTCGAAGACCCTCCCGGCGGTGGTCACCCGGGCCGTCGACGGGGTTGTCGCGGTGGCCGTCCCCGTGCGCTCCGCGAGCTGGAGGGCGTGGTCGCGGAACGTGCTGCGCAGGGGGGCCGTCGCCGGTTCTTCACCGCGGGACAGGGCGTCGTACACGGCCGTCAGCTCCCGTACCAGGAGTGCGGCGCTGTAGCCGTCGCCGATGATGTGGTGGGCGTGTGCCACCAGGACGTGTTCGTCGGGAGCGACGGTGAGTACCCGCAGGCGCACCAGGGGCCAGGCCCAGGTTTCGAAACGGCGCGCCCGTTCGGCGGTGACCCGCTCCTCCACCTGACCCGGGTCGGTGAGGGTCTCGAAGTCGACCGGCAGGCGCAGTGAGGACGGAAGTTCCTGCTGGACGGGCGGGCGCACCCCGGCGGGGAAGACGGTACGCAGCATCGGGTGGCGCACGACGAGCGTGTCCACCGCCCTCTGGAAGAGGGTGGTGTCGAGGCGGCCACGCAGACGCAACCGTGTGAGCCAGGACGACGTCGTGCCCGGTGAGACGGCTTCGGCCAGCAGAAAGCCGCGCTGGGTCGGTGTCAGCGGGAAGGCCGGGGGAGTGACGGCCGGATCGAGCGTCCCCGTGCGGTCGCCCACCGGATCGCGTCCCAGGGCCGACGCGCCCGCAGCGCCCGCAGCGGTGTCATCGGTCTCAACGGCGTCAGAAGTGTCAGCGGCGTCAACGGCGGTGCCCGTGGCGTCGGTGGCGGTGTCCGCCGCGGCGTCCACCGCCGAGGCGAGGGCCGCGAGCGTGCGACTGCGGTAGATGACGGTCGGCCGGGGGAGCGGTCCGCCCTGCTTCTCCAGCCGGGCGAACACTTCCAGCACGAGCAGGGAGTCGCCGCCCAGGACGAAGAAGTCGTCCTCGCGGGACACGTCCTCGGCCTGGAGCAGCGCGGACCAGATGGCGGCCAGCCGGACCTCGGTGGGCGTGCGGGGCGGTGTACGGACCTCACCCGTACGCGCGCCGCTGTCCGCGCCCGTGTCAGCCCCGGGACCTCCGGCCGCTCCCTGGAAGGTCAGCAGCCCACGGCGGTCGATCTTGCCCGTGCTCGTGAGCGGCATCCTGTCGACACGGGTGATCCGGGACGGAAGCATGTACGAGGGCAGTGACCCCGCGAGATGGAGCCGGAGCGCCAAGGCGTCCGCCCCGGGAGTCCCGGGCCCCGGTGTGACGAAGGCGGTGAGGCGTCCGTGCTCGGTGAGGACGACGGCGTGGGCGACGTCCGGATGGGTCTGGAGCACCGCTTCGATCTCGCCCGGCTCGACCCGGTTGCCACGGATCTTCACCTGGTCGTCCAGCCGCCCGAGGAATTCCAGGACGCCGTCCTCGGAGCACCGCACCCGGTCGCCGCTGCGGTACCACCGGCGACCGCGCCGGACGGTGAACGCGGCCTCGGTGAGTTCCGGTTCACCGAGGTAGCCCGAGGTCAGGCCGGTTCCGGAGATGAGGAGCTCACCGGCCTCGCCGGGCCGCCGGGGCTCCCCGTCGGGGCCGACGACCTCCACCTCCGTGCCCGAGACGGGGCGGCCGATGGGAAGCCGCCGCACCTGGTCGCCGGGCCGGGCCCGGATGATGTGGCAGCTCGTGTTGATCGTGGCCTCGGTCGGGCCGTACAGGTTGGCGATGTGCTGGCCGTCGCCGAAGAGGTCGAACCAGCGGCGTACATGCGCGGGCGACAGGGCCTCGCCGCCGACATGGATCCACCGCAGCGCGGACAGGTCCGGCGGCGGTGCGCCGTGCCGCACGCGTTCCTCGGAAGCGCTGAGCAGCTGCTCCCAGAGCGTGGGAACGGAGCTCCACACGGTGATGCGGCCGCGTTCGACGTGGGTCAGCAGCCGGTCGGGATCGCGCAGCAGGTCCCACGCCACCGTGACCACGGTGGCGCCGACGAGCAGAGGGGCGAGGAGCTGGCGGACGGAGGCGTCGAAGCAGGGCGACGCGGTCTGGGCGAGCCGGTCGTGCTCGTCGTACCCGAAGGTGTCGATCGCCCAGTCGAGGTAGTTCTCCATCGACCGGTGGGTGACGGGTACGGCCTTGGGCCGGCCGGTGGATCCGGAAGTGAAGATCACGTAGGCGATGCCGTCGGCGTCGACCGGGCCGTCGGGCGCGGGGAGCGCGTCCGACGGCCGGACGGAACCGGCGACACGGCCGGGGCCCCCGGCAGGCCCCGGAACCGTATCCCGGCAGGACGGCGCCGAAGCGTCGACGGACACCAGGGCGACGTCGCCGAGTGCTTCCCCCACCGCCCGGGTGGCGGTGTGGCAGAGCACCGTACGGGCTCCCGAGCGCGTGAGCTGGTCCGTCAGCCGCGCGGTCGGGTGGCCGGCGTCCAGCGGAACCCAGCCCGCCCCGGCGCGCAGGGCCGCGACGACCGAGACGACGGTGTCGGCGCCGGGTTCGGTGAGAAGCCCGACGAGGCTTCCCGGGGTGACGCCGCGGGCCAGGAGAGAGGTCGCGAGGGCGTGGGAGGCACGGTCGAGTTGGGCGTACGTCAGGGTGGTGGCGCCGGTGTCGACGGCGACCGCGTCCGGGGTGGCCCGGAACCGGTCGACCAGCCGGCCCACGAGCGTGGCGGCGCCGGATCCGGTACGGGGCCCGATGCCGTGGTCGGGTACGGACTCCGTGATGACCGGTGCGGCGGGCCGGGGCTCGCCGAGCGCGGCCAACTCGGCGTGGAAGTCCCGGTCCAGGCGGGCCACGGTCGCCGGGTCGAAGAGCCGGACGGGAAAGTTCCACGAGAAGCGCAGCGCCGCCTCGTCCTGCCAGCACAGCAGGCTCAGGCGGGTCGCGGCGGTGGCGGTACCGGCAGCGGTCGGCCGCACGCTCACCGGACAACGCCCGTCGAGCGGGGCGGGGAAGCGCGAGAAGCTGAAGCCGGCCGGGCTCACGGTCCGGGGGCCGGCCCCGGAGGGGTCCGGCGGCAGCAGCCGCGCCAGGTCCAGGCCGGTGAGGCTCGCGTGCCGCTCGCTCTCCAGCCAGATCCCCGCCAGCCGTTGGGCCAGAGCCCCCGCCGACTCGTCCGGGTCCGTCCCGCACAGCAGCGGAAGGGTGTCGGCGAGCGGCCCCACGAGCCGGTCCAGGCCCGGCAGGCGATCGTCCCGCCGGGCGCGGGCTACGTTCACCGCGATCTCCCGCTGTCCGCTCCACCGGGCCAGACAGCGCACGTGCGCGGCGAGCAGGAGATGGAACAGGCTCACCCCGTGAGCGGCGGCCCGCTTCTCCAACGCGGCGGACAGCACCGGGTCGAGAACGCTCTGGTGTGTGGTCACCGGCGCGGCCGGCAGGGCGGACGGATCACCGTCGTACGGCAGGCGCAGCGGTTCGCCCCGGGAGCCCAGCCGCCCCGACCAGTACAGCCGGTCGGCGGCGAGGGCCT is a window from the Streptomyces sp. MMBL 11-1 genome containing:
- a CDS encoding ATP-binding protein, whose product is MSDVLRAPAETKYAEELDWLESIDDSPKPFSWRLSPKMVRLFILGSERADGLDREISQKWFGDRSFVERSIVTLASDRGLLLIGDPGTGKSWLAELLAAAISRNSTLVVQGTAGTTEDHIKYAWNVSMVIAEGQSRASMIPSPIMTAMETGAIGRFEELTRSTSDVQDALISILSEKYISVPELQSDGADGGDNIVFAKPGFSIIATANSRDRGVNDLSSALKRRFNFVRVPVVTNRKSEAEIVRFRTEELLRRHAIDLDVPPTLLDILLQSFADLRASAAAAGSDEEKLESALSTAEQIGVLEDAVLHSNFFGESTLTARTLASSLVGSLARRDPEDLAIFNKYLHGVVEPRSKEEGGSWPEFLDGGRDTIATLS
- a CDS encoding VWA domain-containing protein; this translates as MTEDLTGQPLGPVGPSRTGPDPYDNRRQVLYWRLLARLFDGEEQPALESASLGVVEDIGLPSALLDPGTSLDSVVQRHPELAAEFDGLMTPDDEVAGLRDRAAEVRRAALVSKVLLNVFATGSSTVTAEQLARWQSDAGWLERALGSRPGALRGGRAAGAGPGSGGLGPELAAIEADLVGRMRLREVLADPALAARLTPSMSLIEQLLRDKGNLSGVALANAKSLIRRYVDEVAEVLRTQVEKATVGELDRSVPPKRVFRNLDLDRTVWKNLTNWSPEEERLYVDRLYYRHTVRRTTPQRLIAVVDQSGSMVDSMVNCTILASIFAGLPKVDVHLVAYDTRSIDLTPWVHDPFDVLLRTNLGGGNDGPVAMAMARPKIAEPKNTVMVWISDFYEFDRSQPLFEGIEAVHRSGVKFIPVGSVTSSGRQEVNPWFRERFKALGTPVVSGRVDKLVHELKTFLT